A stretch of Sphingorhabdus sp. YGSMI21 DNA encodes these proteins:
- a CDS encoding 2-keto-4-pentenoate hydratase yields MQENLGHQSIAEAFVDARKTASAFHSYPGEIPQSMDEGYAIQDIAIALDGRQIGGWKVGRVPPDRVEKFAAERLSGPIFVDEITDAANGDVPEMPIYGDGFAAAEAEVLLRLGSVPQEECDIDTVTRYIDDVRVGIEIASSPFSQINGYGPAVTVSDFGNNKGIVLGPSIAEWRDADLLTMPVSLQIDGETVGSNNMADMLDGPFGSVVFLLNLLRKRNRAITPGIWVSAGAITGVHDVESGQTVKAGFGDNLEASCKLVAI; encoded by the coding sequence ATGCAAGAAAATTTGGGACATCAATCGATCGCGGAAGCTTTTGTCGACGCGCGCAAGACGGCGTCTGCCTTTCACTCTTATCCCGGTGAAATTCCGCAATCGATGGATGAAGGCTATGCGATCCAGGATATCGCAATTGCCCTTGATGGCCGTCAGATCGGCGGGTGGAAAGTGGGCCGTGTGCCACCCGATCGCGTCGAAAAATTTGCTGCCGAGCGATTGTCGGGCCCGATTTTTGTCGATGAAATCACAGATGCCGCAAATGGCGATGTGCCCGAGATGCCCATTTATGGTGACGGATTTGCCGCCGCAGAAGCCGAAGTCTTGTTGCGCCTGGGCTCGGTGCCTCAGGAAGAATGCGATATCGACACGGTCACGCGTTATATTGATGATGTCCGGGTGGGCATTGAAATCGCCAGTTCGCCCTTTTCGCAAATCAATGGCTATGGGCCAGCGGTCACAGTTTCCGATTTCGGCAATAACAAGGGTATCGTTCTGGGCCCATCGATCGCGGAATGGCGGGATGCCGACTTGCTGACGATGCCGGTCAGTTTGCAGATTGACGGTGAAACCGTTGGTTCAAACAATATGGCTGACATGCTGGACGGGCCATTTGGCTCGGTCGTCTTCCTGCTGAACCTGCTCAGAAAGCGGAACAGAGCGATTACTCCCGGGATATGGGTGTCGGCAGGGGCCATTACCGGAGTTCATGATGTCGAGAGCGGGCAGACCGTCAAAGCAGGATTTGGCGATAATCTGGAAGCAAGCTGCAAACTGGTAGCGATCTAG
- a CDS encoding carboxylesterase family protein gives MCRGIYWRSMVAGSHDRFCPTRRAVLGVIGAFALTAGAANAATISSPTIDAPAGRYLGSFQYNSADKLTIKARRFAGIRYARAMRFRAPQPVAGAEQAAGGGFGPACPQRGGRYEPQSEDCLFLNIWTPAGDAKHARPVMVYFHGGAYSTGSVTDPVNDGTNLAASGDVVVVTVNHRLNALGYLYMPERFPDSGNNGQLDLIAALQWVQRNIGAFGGDPANVTLFGQSGGGAKIATLMAMPAAKGLFHKAITMSGQQVTASGPLNASKRTQAYLEAFGENIDPVTAPVGQLTEALSAIDPVLGGNVYMGPVLDMQHLMRHPFWPDAAPQSRDIPMLLGNTVMETRAFYDPDKPPIAGLTMDNLAERIAPQMRVDIRPDWVVTQFRARYPEARPLELFHRIVTAARSWRGQVEEAEARARAGPPAADRTFVYQLDFEQAKHTDDIALSFGTVATPTAAQRAMSDHLMDAFFTFARTGNPGWAPYDMTMRKTMIFDEDSRVERDPRKWERELFATVPYIQPGS, from the coding sequence ATGTGCAGGGGCATATATTGGCGGTCGATGGTGGCTGGCTCGCACGATAGATTTTGCCCGACCCGCCGGGCCGTGCTTGGCGTGATCGGGGCCTTTGCGCTGACCGCTGGTGCCGCCAATGCTGCAACAATATCCTCTCCCACGATCGATGCGCCGGCCGGACGCTATCTGGGGAGTTTTCAATATAATTCTGCCGACAAGCTAACAATCAAGGCAAGGCGTTTTGCCGGTATCCGCTATGCGCGTGCGATGCGTTTTCGGGCGCCGCAGCCGGTCGCCGGCGCGGAACAGGCGGCGGGCGGCGGATTTGGTCCGGCCTGCCCGCAGCGGGGCGGAAGATATGAGCCGCAATCGGAGGACTGCCTTTTCCTCAATATCTGGACGCCGGCCGGCGACGCCAAACATGCACGACCCGTGATGGTCTATTTCCACGGCGGCGCTTATTCGACCGGTAGCGTGACTGATCCGGTCAACGATGGCACCAATCTGGCGGCGAGCGGCGATGTGGTTGTCGTCACCGTCAACCACCGGCTTAATGCGCTGGGCTATCTCTATATGCCCGAGCGTTTCCCGGACAGTGGCAACAACGGGCAGCTGGACCTGATCGCGGCCTTGCAATGGGTTCAGCGCAACATCGGAGCATTCGGGGGTGATCCTGCTAATGTCACCCTGTTTGGCCAGTCGGGCGGCGGTGCGAAGATTGCGACGCTAATGGCTATGCCGGCGGCCAAGGGGTTGTTCCACAAAGCGATCACAATGTCGGGCCAGCAAGTGACCGCATCGGGCCCGCTCAACGCCTCGAAGCGCACGCAGGCCTATCTGGAGGCGTTCGGAGAAAATATTGATCCGGTGACCGCGCCAGTCGGGCAATTGACAGAAGCGCTGTCCGCCATCGATCCCGTGCTCGGCGGCAATGTATACATGGGGCCAGTGCTGGATATGCAGCATTTGATGCGGCACCCCTTTTGGCCGGATGCCGCGCCGCAGTCCCGTGATATTCCGATGTTGCTCGGCAATACGGTCATGGAGACGCGTGCTTTTTACGATCCCGACAAGCCACCGATCGCAGGCCTGACCATGGACAATCTGGCCGAGCGGATTGCGCCGCAAATGCGGGTCGATATCCGGCCCGACTGGGTGGTGACGCAGTTTCGCGCCCGCTATCCCGAAGCCAGACCTCTCGAACTGTTTCACCGCATCGTCACTGCCGCGCGCAGCTGGCGCGGGCAGGTGGAGGAAGCCGAAGCGCGGGCAAGGGCAGGGCCGCCCGCTGCGGACAGGACGTTCGTCTACCAGCTTGATTTCGAGCAGGCCAAACATACAGACGATATCGCGCTGTCTTTCGGGACAGTCGCCACACCCACTGCTGCGCAACGGGCGATGAGTGATCACTTGATGGACGCCTTTTTCACCTTCGCCCGTACCGGCAATCCCGGTTGGGCGCCCTATGACATGACGATGCGCAAAACGATGATTTTCGATGAGGATAGCCGCGTCGAGCGCGATCCGCGAAAATGGGAGCGGGAGCTGTTTGCGACCGTGCCCTATATCCAGCCAGGAAGCTGA
- a CDS encoding pectate lyase, producing MIKKLVLIWIALAGFAGFQASGAIAQDRIAFPGAVGPAAQTRGGAGGKIVRVTTLAPDGPGSLKAAIAQKGPRIIIFEVAGVIDMGRSNLTIDEPYITIAGQTAPGPGITIIKSGIDVRTHDVIIRHLRVYTGVDGQPKRSGWEADAFSTVRAHNVIVDHCTFLWAIDENMSASGPRFTGDSIEEWRQGTSRNITFSNNLAAEGLADASHPKGEHSKGSLIHDNATGIVFYRNLWAHNVERNPLLKGGAQGLMVNNVIYNPGHRAVHYNLMNLEWAGQEYVTGEITAIGNVMRGGNDTNDGLPFLMLGGDGDLKYYGRDNLAVDRHGKALPMFGRYGETQARLVTVKQPMASTDDMRILSSRDVETSVLASVGARPWARDKEEIRILYFVAEGRGEIIDDENEVSAYPAVTEPVRSAFDESQWDLETMEPLSGLYPGQTGPAPSENLSERDAAMRGTGK from the coding sequence ATGATCAAAAAATTGGTGCTAATATGGATCGCATTGGCCGGATTTGCGGGCTTTCAAGCCTCAGGAGCGATCGCGCAAGACAGAATCGCTTTCCCCGGTGCCGTTGGCCCGGCGGCGCAAACCAGAGGTGGGGCCGGCGGTAAAATTGTCCGGGTTACCACATTGGCTCCGGACGGTCCGGGATCACTGAAAGCGGCTATCGCGCAAAAGGGCCCGCGGATCATTATATTCGAAGTGGCCGGTGTCATAGACATGGGCAGAAGCAATCTGACCATCGATGAACCCTATATCACGATTGCCGGGCAAACCGCGCCGGGACCGGGTATCACCATCATCAAAAGCGGCATCGACGTCAGAACCCATGACGTGATCATCCGCCACCTGCGGGTCTATACGGGCGTCGACGGACAGCCCAAGCGCAGCGGGTGGGAAGCGGATGCTTTTTCGACCGTGCGGGCCCATAATGTCATCGTAGACCATTGCACCTTCCTCTGGGCCATTGATGAAAACATGTCTGCATCCGGTCCGCGATTCACCGGTGATAGCATCGAGGAATGGCGGCAGGGAACCAGCCGAAATATCACATTCTCAAACAATCTTGCAGCCGAAGGCCTGGCCGACGCCAGCCATCCCAAGGGCGAACATAGCAAAGGCTCGCTGATTCACGACAATGCCACCGGCATCGTCTTCTACCGCAATCTCTGGGCGCATAATGTCGAACGCAATCCGCTTTTGAAAGGTGGCGCGCAGGGTCTGATGGTCAACAACGTCATTTACAATCCCGGCCATCGCGCGGTGCACTATAATCTGATGAACCTCGAATGGGCGGGGCAAGAATATGTCACCGGAGAAATAACCGCGATCGGCAATGTCATGCGGGGCGGCAATGATACCAACGACGGGCTTCCTTTCCTGATGCTGGGCGGTGACGGCGACCTGAAATATTATGGTCGCGACAATCTGGCCGTTGACCGACATGGCAAGGCGCTGCCGATGTTCGGTCGCTATGGTGAAACCCAAGCCAGGCTGGTCACCGTAAAACAGCCGATGGCGTCGACTGACGATATGCGCATCCTCTCCTCCCGCGACGTGGAAACATCGGTGCTCGCAAGCGTGGGCGCCAGGCCGTGGGCACGGGACAAGGAAGAGATCCGTATTTTATATTTTGTAGCGGAAGGCCGCGGCGAGATTATCGATGATGAAAACGAGGTCAGCGCCTATCCGGCGGTGACGGAGCCTGTGCGCTCGGCCTTCGACGAAAGCCAGTGGGATCTGGAGACGATGGAACCCTTGTCCGGACTATATCCCGGCCAGACGGGACCCGCCCCGTCAGAAAATCTGAGCGAACGGGACGCGGCGATGCGCGGGACAGGAAAATGA
- a CDS encoding alpha/beta hydrolase, whose protein sequence is MDIPDGLAEEVLQRSDDPLASDRIAQNIVKPRLDIFRPAEPDGTAVIIAPGGGYRYCVVDKEGYELARFLRDRGTTVYVLFYRLPANGWANGNDVPLADAQRAVRLVRSRAKLERIDPARIAFAGFSAGGHVATSLMTRFDAGVYDPVDIADAAPARPDALVAIYPVVSMDSAIAHIGSRDRLIGTKPDAALTALHSPEQNVRADMPPLFLLHAEDDDVVPVANSMRLHQAAGETGTPVEAHYFAKGGHGFGLMKTAGLPVAIWPELLWNWMNAQQLL, encoded by the coding sequence TTGGATATCCCTGACGGTCTTGCCGAAGAGGTCCTTCAGCGCAGTGATGATCCCCTGGCCAGCGACCGCATCGCACAGAATATCGTCAAGCCGCGTCTCGATATTTTCCGGCCAGCAGAACCCGACGGCACGGCGGTCATCATCGCCCCCGGCGGCGGATATCGATATTGCGTGGTCGACAAGGAAGGCTATGAACTGGCGCGGTTTCTGCGGGACCGAGGAACCACCGTCTATGTTTTATTCTATCGGTTGCCGGCCAACGGCTGGGCGAACGGAAATGACGTTCCGCTGGCCGACGCCCAGCGGGCGGTTCGGCTGGTCAGAAGCCGCGCGAAACTGGAGCGGATCGATCCGGCGCGCATTGCCTTCGCAGGATTTTCCGCAGGCGGCCATGTTGCCACCAGCCTGATGACGCGCTTTGATGCTGGCGTCTATGATCCGGTAGATATTGCGGACGCGGCCCCCGCCCGCCCTGATGCGCTGGTTGCCATTTATCCGGTCGTGTCGATGGATTCGGCGATCGCCCATATCGGCAGCCGGGACCGGCTGATCGGTACTAAGCCGGATGCCGCCCTAACCGCACTTCATTCACCCGAGCAAAATGTCCGGGCGGACATGCCACCCCTGTTCCTGCTCCATGCCGAGGATGACGATGTCGTTCCCGTCGCTAACAGCATGCGTTTGCACCAAGCCGCCGGCGAGACCGGAACGCCCGTCGAGGCCCATTATTTCGCGAAAGGCGGACATGGCTTCGGCCTGATGAAGACCGCGGGACTACCGGTTGCTATCTGGCCGGAGCTGCTATGGAACTGGATGAACGCACAGCAGTTGCTCTGA
- a CDS encoding LacI family DNA-binding transcriptional regulator, with translation MPTRANRPKTKQPTINDVAALAGVSKKTVSRVINESPLISEKTREKVKTVIAELGFVPNPQARALAFRRNFLIVLLHDNPNAQTVLNFQNGVLDAIKDSDLALLVRPVDRDSDDMLENVRVFLEKQRPIGALLLPPISENDDLTELCQSLGVRYVRIGSAELDEPGKCISSNDREVVEKACRKLIELGHRRIGFVRGPQGFRSARERELGFQDALRGAGLTMSEELIAQGNYRIDSGTEAGHKLLSLKDRPTAIFASNDEMAAGVMQVALGNGISVPEQLSIIGFDDSPTATHIWPRLSTVRWPIREMGAHAAHMLVSEFLPPVPGISEPEYAMLASTFVERQSVAAPEK, from the coding sequence ATGCCCACAAGAGCAAATCGTCCGAAGACAAAACAGCCAACGATCAACGATGTTGCGGCCCTGGCGGGCGTATCGAAAAAGACGGTCAGCCGCGTTATCAACGAGTCACCCCTGATCAGCGAGAAGACCAGAGAGAAGGTCAAAACGGTGATCGCGGAACTGGGCTTCGTGCCAAATCCGCAGGCGCGGGCGCTCGCCTTTCGACGGAATTTTCTCATCGTGTTGCTGCATGACAATCCGAATGCCCAGACGGTCCTCAATTTCCAGAATGGCGTGCTCGATGCGATCAAGGATAGTGATCTCGCGCTTCTCGTCCGTCCCGTGGATCGCGATTCCGACGATATGCTGGAAAATGTGAGGGTATTCCTGGAGAAACAGCGGCCGATTGGCGCGCTTCTCCTGCCACCAATTTCCGAAAATGATGATCTGACCGAATTGTGCCAGTCGCTGGGTGTCCGTTATGTCCGGATCGGCTCTGCCGAGCTTGACGAACCAGGAAAATGCATATCGTCAAATGACAGAGAAGTCGTCGAAAAGGCCTGTCGCAAGCTGATTGAACTCGGACACCGGCGCATCGGTTTTGTAAGAGGTCCCCAGGGCTTTCGATCCGCACGGGAGCGCGAGCTGGGATTTCAAGATGCCCTGCGTGGCGCTGGACTGACGATGTCCGAAGAACTCATAGCTCAGGGCAATTACCGGATAGATTCCGGAACCGAGGCGGGACATAAATTATTGTCACTGAAGGACCGGCCGACCGCAATATTTGCCAGTAACGACGAAATGGCCGCGGGCGTGATGCAAGTCGCGCTAGGCAACGGGATTTCCGTCCCCGAACAATTGTCGATTATCGGCTTTGATGATTCCCCGACGGCCACCCATATCTGGCCCCGCCTCAGCACGGTGCGCTGGCCGATACGCGAAATGGGCGCGCACGCGGCGCACATGCTCGTCTCCGAATTTCTGCCGCCCGTACCGGGTATCAGTGAACCCGAATATGCCATGCTTGCGTCTACATTTGTCGAGCGGCAGTCGGTGGCGGCTCCGGAGAAATAG
- a CDS encoding TonB-dependent receptor, giving the protein MKNNFGHARRSAVAALACSVSLAGLLAAPAHAQDGEQAADSDEVIVVTGFRGSLNAALDEKRLDAGVVDVIKAEDIADFPDLNLAESLQRIPGVAIDRQAGEGRRVTVRGLGGDFTRVRINGLEAISTNGGSDASGGTNRSRSFDFNAFASELFNELKVRKTQSAAIEEGSLGANVELNTGRPSDYGVGLTGAVSVQGFYNDLSEDIGPRVAGLLSYTNPDETFGALVSIAYSDRDIREEGFSSVRFDDLGTFRSANGEDCTGNPTGGACEELRNAYYARIPRYGRLDYQQERIGITSSLEFRPSDRFSVTFDGLYSKFNGVRDEEFLEAFVRSNTDNFDVTDYTVNSDGVITRLVANVQPDAANGLVPIRSEHRRDILSNEYYQITGRLKYDVTDTLRFDLLGGISVSDFKVPQQATIFFDAADAVNGYSYDFTNGFDTPAISYGDLDVTDPSSFLFTQYRNRPQGVKNTYDTLQPNLSWEANDNITLRAGYSYKKFEFSTFEGRAEGSVDGLPGFTTAPVVSDALAGLVTDFGKGLGASGIDTSWVSANFEASAALIDLFSIEPVQRLQDTRGVVETDHGGYVQADFNFELGGMQLRGDAGVRYVETKTASTGFVGTTNVTLTRKYDDWLPSVNLVLEPASDFLIRGGVSRVMARPSLGNLTPGGSIDSFAGPPYTLSLGNPGLDPYRAWTYDLSFEWYFQPESLLALSLFRKDISSFFLLSDTIETTFSQTGLPNSVASPTSPLGIDLANGLDPRVDIEQQVNGGDAKIEGLEIVFQTPFTFLPGLLKNFGVTANYTYVKSDDIIGFSPHSLNGTLYYEDEKFSARVTGAYRDKYVTRRPNASGRTEGREERGVAATFNLDFSTSYQLTEKLSVTFEAINLTDEVEHQTFDRLELPTLYHHTGRNFLIGARYNF; this is encoded by the coding sequence ATGAAAAACAATTTTGGACATGCGCGCCGTTCCGCTGTCGCTGCGCTCGCGTGCAGCGTATCACTGGCCGGTTTGCTGGCCGCGCCTGCGCATGCACAGGATGGCGAGCAGGCCGCGGACAGTGACGAGGTTATCGTCGTTACCGGCTTTCGGGGAAGCCTGAACGCGGCATTGGATGAAAAGCGTCTTGATGCCGGCGTCGTTGACGTCATCAAAGCTGAAGACATCGCCGATTTCCCGGACTTGAACCTCGCCGAGTCGCTGCAGAGGATCCCGGGCGTCGCGATCGACCGTCAAGCTGGTGAGGGACGCCGTGTTACGGTTCGCGGACTGGGCGGTGATTTTACCCGCGTCCGCATCAATGGCCTGGAAGCCATTTCGACAAATGGTGGTTCTGACGCTTCCGGCGGCACCAACCGTTCGCGTTCCTTCGATTTCAACGCTTTCGCTTCCGAACTGTTCAACGAACTGAAAGTTCGCAAAACCCAGTCGGCTGCAATCGAAGAGGGGTCTCTGGGTGCGAATGTTGAATTGAATACCGGGCGACCTTCCGATTATGGCGTTGGTCTAACCGGCGCGGTCTCGGTGCAGGGTTTTTATAATGATCTGTCGGAAGATATCGGGCCTCGCGTTGCCGGACTGCTATCTTACACCAACCCTGACGAAACATTCGGTGCGCTGGTTTCCATAGCCTATTCGGACCGCGACATTCGCGAGGAAGGTTTCTCGTCGGTCCGGTTCGATGATTTGGGGACGTTCCGGTCTGCAAATGGCGAAGATTGCACCGGCAATCCGACGGGCGGCGCCTGTGAGGAATTGCGCAACGCATATTATGCGCGGATCCCGCGCTATGGCCGGCTGGATTATCAGCAGGAACGCATTGGTATCACCAGTTCGCTGGAGTTTCGCCCCAGCGACCGGTTCAGCGTCACGTTCGACGGACTATATTCGAAATTCAACGGAGTCCGCGACGAAGAATTTCTGGAAGCTTTCGTGCGGAGCAACACCGACAATTTTGACGTAACCGATTATACTGTCAATTCAGACGGCGTTATCACACGGCTGGTTGCCAACGTGCAGCCCGATGCTGCAAACGGGCTCGTCCCGATCCGCAGCGAACATCGCCGGGATATCTTGTCCAATGAATATTACCAGATAACCGGCCGCCTCAAATATGATGTGACCGACACATTGCGGTTCGATCTACTTGGCGGAATTTCGGTATCCGATTTTAAGGTTCCGCAGCAGGCAACCATATTCTTTGATGCTGCCGACGCGGTCAATGGCTATTCCTATGACTTTACCAATGGCTTTGATACGCCTGCGATCAGCTATGGTGATCTAGATGTTACCGATCCTTCGTCATTTCTGTTCACGCAATATCGTAACCGTCCGCAGGGCGTTAAGAACACCTATGATACGCTACAGCCGAACCTTAGCTGGGAAGCCAATGACAATATTACATTGCGCGCAGGCTATAGTTACAAGAAATTTGAATTCTCCACTTTCGAAGGCCGGGCCGAGGGAAGTGTTGACGGTCTGCCAGGCTTCACAACTGCACCTGTGGTGTCCGATGCGCTGGCCGGACTGGTCACCGATTTTGGCAAGGGTCTAGGGGCGTCGGGTATCGATACCTCCTGGGTCTCGGCCAATTTTGAAGCGTCAGCTGCATTGATCGACCTGTTCAGCATCGAACCGGTCCAGCGCCTCCAGGATACCCGCGGCGTGGTGGAAACAGACCATGGCGGTTACGTTCAGGCCGACTTCAATTTCGAGTTAGGCGGAATGCAGCTGCGGGGAGACGCGGGCGTGCGCTATGTCGAAACCAAAACCGCTTCGACCGGTTTTGTCGGCACGACCAATGTAACGCTCACCCGCAAATATGACGACTGGCTGCCATCCGTTAACCTGGTTCTGGAGCCGGCATCCGACTTCCTCATTCGCGGCGGTGTGTCACGGGTGATGGCGCGACCTTCGCTTGGCAACCTGACGCCGGGTGGTTCGATCGACTCCTTCGCGGGCCCTCCCTACACGCTCAGCCTTGGTAACCCGGGTCTCGATCCCTATCGCGCATGGACCTACGATCTGAGCTTTGAATGGTATTTCCAGCCAGAAAGCCTGCTGGCACTGTCGTTGTTCCGCAAGGACATCAGTTCGTTCTTCTTGCTGAGCGATACCATCGAAACCACGTTCAGCCAGACCGGTCTGCCGAATTCGGTGGCTTCGCCCACCAGTCCCTTGGGGATTGATCTGGCGAATGGACTGGATCCACGCGTAGACATCGAGCAACAGGTGAACGGGGGAGATGCCAAGATCGAAGGTCTTGAAATCGTTTTCCAAACGCCCTTCACCTTCCTGCCGGGTCTTCTGAAAAATTTCGGTGTTACAGCAAACTACACCTATGTGAAATCGGACGATATCATCGGCTTTTCACCGCATAGTCTGAACGGAACGCTCTATTATGAGGATGAAAAATTCAGCGCGAGGGTGACGGGAGCATATCGCGACAAATATGTGACCAGACGCCCCAACGCCAGCGGTCGCACCGAAGGCCGGGAAGAGCGGGGCGTGGCAGCGACGTTCAACCTCGACTTTTCGACATCTTACCAGTTGACCGAAAAGCTGTCGGTGACCTTCGAAGCGATCAACCTGACCGACGAGGTCGAGCACCAGACTTTCGACCGGTTGGAACTGCCGACCCTGTATCACCACACCGGTCGCAATTTCCTGATCGGAGCGCGGTATAATTTCTAG
- the kduD gene encoding 2-dehydro-3-deoxy-D-gluconate 5-dehydrogenase KduD, producing the protein MTAMFDLSGKTAIVTGANTGIGQGIALALAEAGANIAAVGRSPATETVEKARAFGRQAEIISADLSTIEPVDRIIDETKEKLGTVDILVNNAGIIRRNDAVDFTEEDWDAVIDTNLKSLFFLCQAAGREMIAAYEADGRIGKIINIASMLTFQGGIRVPSYTASKSGVGGVTKLLANEWASKGVCVNAIAPGYIATNNTAALQSDENRNRQIMERIPAGRWGDPSDLGGAAVFLASGASDYVQGHILAVDGGWLAR; encoded by the coding sequence ATGACCGCTATGTTTGATCTCAGTGGAAAGACCGCCATCGTGACCGGTGCCAATACCGGCATCGGTCAGGGCATCGCTCTGGCGCTGGCGGAAGCCGGTGCCAATATCGCCGCGGTTGGCCGCTCGCCGGCGACCGAGACGGTCGAGAAAGCACGGGCGTTTGGCCGTCAGGCGGAGATTATTTCTGCCGATCTTTCGACCATCGAGCCGGTCGACCGGATCATCGACGAAACCAAGGAAAAGCTCGGAACCGTCGATATTCTCGTCAACAACGCCGGTATCATCCGTCGCAACGATGCGGTCGATTTTACCGAGGAAGACTGGGATGCGGTGATCGACACCAATCTCAAAAGCCTGTTTTTCCTGTGCCAGGCCGCCGGGCGCGAGATGATTGCGGCGTACGAGGCCGACGGCCGGATCGGCAAGATCATCAACATCGCCTCGATGCTGACCTTTCAGGGCGGCATACGCGTGCCCAGCTACACCGCGTCCAAATCGGGCGTGGGCGGGGTGACCAAGCTGCTGGCCAATGAATGGGCATCCAAAGGGGTCTGCGTCAACGCAATCGCGCCGGGCTATATCGCGACCAACAATACCGCTGCCCTGCAATCCGACGAGAATCGCAACCGGCAGATCATGGAGCGGATTCCCGCAGGACGCTGGGGCGATCCGTCCGATCTGGGCGGAGCAGCCGTCTTCCTGGCGTCAGGCGCGTCCGATTATGTGCAGGGGCATATATTGGCGGTCGATGGTGGCTGGCTCGCACGATAG
- the eda gene encoding bifunctional 4-hydroxy-2-oxoglutarate aldolase/2-dehydro-3-deoxy-phosphogluconate aldolase, which yields MSHEIAELLDARLAAAPVVPLIEASDPEVAIATAEALKAGGLSVVELVLRTDAALDCLSAIVDSTSGIIVGAGTVLTVEQAEVVQSRGAQFVVSPGLVDDVARFCINAGLPFFGGTMTAGEVQRAYALGLRTVKFFPAKLAGGVPMLKAFSSVFRDMRFMPTGGVSADNLAEFLALPSVIACGGSWLTPKDAIAAGDYEAITRLAREAIKIARPTDA from the coding sequence ATGAGCCATGAGATTGCCGAGCTACTGGACGCCAGACTGGCCGCTGCACCCGTCGTGCCTTTAATCGAAGCAAGCGATCCCGAGGTGGCAATCGCGACGGCCGAAGCCCTCAAGGCAGGAGGGCTCAGCGTGGTCGAACTGGTTCTCCGGACCGATGCTGCGCTCGATTGTCTGTCGGCCATTGTCGATTCGACCTCTGGTATCATTGTGGGTGCAGGCACTGTCCTCACCGTGGAGCAGGCCGAGGTGGTACAGTCGCGCGGCGCCCAATTCGTGGTGTCGCCGGGGCTGGTCGACGATGTCGCCCGCTTCTGTATCAATGCCGGACTGCCGTTTTTCGGGGGCACAATGACCGCCGGCGAAGTGCAGCGGGCCTATGCGCTCGGACTGCGGACGGTAAAGTTTTTCCCGGCCAAACTGGCGGGCGGGGTCCCGATGCTCAAGGCGTTCAGTTCGGTGTTCCGGGACATGCGTTTCATGCCGACGGGCGGTGTTTCAGCCGATAATCTCGCAGAATTTCTGGCGCTGCCGTCGGTCATCGCCTGCGGCGGAAGCTGGCTGACCCCAAAAGATGCAATCGCAGCAGGTGATTATGAAGCCATCACAAGATTGGCGCGGGAAGCGATCAAGATCGCCCGCCCGACAGATGCATAG
- a CDS encoding PepSY domain-containing protein, with translation MKYMIPIAMGCAMLAGCSKQDNEAEQPAILDAGPEATITKVDDIPDAVRSAALAEIPGMVISEAERKERDGMVFYDVEGTRPDGSEVELDMLEENGAYVVVEVQRDLAWADVPENARAAAPSGLFTPVRVIESLQQDGTVIYELFQDGNPKEPSAEIAVKDGKAKMLTERWKY, from the coding sequence ATGAAATATATGATTCCGATTGCAATGGGCTGCGCGATGCTGGCCGGTTGTTCAAAGCAGGACAATGAAGCCGAGCAGCCGGCGATACTGGACGCCGGACCGGAAGCCACGATCACAAAGGTCGATGATATTCCCGACGCGGTGCGTTCCGCTGCGCTGGCAGAAATTCCGGGCATGGTGATCAGCGAGGCCGAACGCAAGGAGCGCGACGGCATGGTCTTCTATGATGTGGAAGGAACGCGGCCCGATGGCAGCGAGGTCGAGCTGGATATGCTCGAGGAAAACGGCGCCTATGTGGTGGTCGAAGTGCAGCGCGATCTGGCCTGGGCCGATGTCCCTGAAAACGCGCGTGCCGCAGCGCCTTCAGGTCTGTTTACGCCGGTGCGGGTGATCGAGAGCTTGCAGCAGGACGGAACCGTCATTTACGAGCTGTTTCAGGACGGCAATCCGAAAGAACCATCTGCTGAAATTGCTGTCAAAGACGGCAAGGCGAAAATGCTAACCGAACGCTGGAAATATTGA